The following are encoded in a window of Actinomycetes bacterium genomic DNA:
- the atpE gene encoding ATP synthase F0 subunit C: MEGNLNMVGYGLAAIGPGVGIGLIFAAYINGVARQPEARGVLQGIAILGFALAEALAIIGIGLAFVL, from the coding sequence ATGGAAGGCAACCTGAACATGGTGGGCTACGGCCTCGCGGCCATCGGCCCGGGTGTGGGTATCGGCCTGATCTTCGCCGCCTACATCAACGGTGTGGCACGCCAGCCGGAGGCGCGCGGCGTCCTCCAGGGCATCGCCATCCTAGGCTTCGCCCTCGCCGAGGCGCTGGCCATCATCGGCATCGGCCTCGCGTTCGTCCTCTGA
- a CDS encoding F0F1 ATP synthase subunit A, which yields WAIFNYVGIRRHGFVGYFKAMMFPPGLPKPIYVLLAPLEFLSTVIIRPITLTLRLTLNMFAGHLVLLLTVLGGEYLLVEKGGALAFLSVVPFAFSIVLTFFEAFVQVLQAYVFVLLSALYIAGALAEEH from the coding sequence TGGGCGATCTTCAACTACGTCGGCATCCGCAGGCACGGCTTCGTCGGCTACTTCAAGGCGATGATGTTCCCGCCTGGCCTGCCCAAGCCGATCTACGTGCTGCTGGCGCCGCTGGAGTTCCTGTCGACCGTCATCATCCGCCCGATCACGCTGACCCTCCGTCTCACCCTCAACATGTTCGCCGGGCACCTCGTGCTGCTGCTGACCGTGCTCGGCGGCGAGTACCTCCTGGTCGAGAAGGGCGGCGCTCTGGCGTTCCTGTCCGTCGTCCCCTTCGCCTTCTCGATCGTCCTCACCTTCTTCGAGGCCTTCGTCCAGGTCCTGCAGGCGTACGTCTTCGTGCTGCTGTCGGCCCTGTACATCGCCGGCGCGCTCGCCGAGGAGCACTGA